A segment of the Huiozyma naganishii CBS 8797 chromosome 12, complete genome genome:
ATCAAGTCCAGAGGATTTGTTTCACAGCTTGGCTGTGTTTACGAAAGGGAAGTTTGGAAGCGCTTTGGTTTAAACTCGTACAAATATGGATAAGAGACGGGACCAGTTTTTATGGAATTTTATTGCTTTTAGCAGTGATGATTGAAGACATTCTGGTGTTAGATTATATGTGTACTTTTTAAATGTTGTATAAGGTGTAGATGCTGTTCAagtgtttttttccttctgttGGAGGGACCGATTAAATTTATGTGTATTTTGTTGTTCGAGTACTTTTGGTTTAAAATGCATATTTTGGGGTTTAGGAGCAGTCAATTCCGGAATCAGTCGCGTGGGAGACCCCTGGTTCATTCGTTTCCTTTCTATCACAGATTTCATGTCCCTTTCGTTGTTCCGGATCATATTTGCCTGCAAGGTACCTGATCTCCTacttcttgtacttggTATGGATGAGAACGATATCGACTTGCCGCTACGGACCGGGGGTCGGTTCGGCAGGTCCAACGTGAGGTGATCGTTAACGTCAATGTTAGTTGGTCTGTCGACCTTCAAGCTCATCGACCGCAGTCTCCTATCAGAAGTATCATTGCTCTTCCTAATAAACATGAGGGCGTTCCGAGCTTCTGTCTCGAACAGATTATCCTCTAAGATTTGTCTTCCAGTGTCCCTATTCTCTTCTATGTCATTATCTTtagttttgtttttgttcttaTTGTGCACACTTTGGTCATCACTGAGCCTTACAAGTCCGAAAGAGCCGTCAACAAACTGTAAGGAGTTCTTAATGGCCGACGACATCAGGACCTTTGTTTGTAGAAATGTGATTGATCTATCGAGCGCGAACTCTTGTCCACAATTATTTTTGATCATCGATACTTTAGGCCACGTTGCACGAGCTCCCAAGGTGGTTTCCTCAAGTAAAAAAGTACGTGAAGGGTTTTTCAGTAGTTCATCAAATTTCAGTAACATATTCAGATCCGGTAAAATCGTAATATTGCCTGTGTATTTTTGAGATAGAACAGACCTCATCTTCGCCATAACGACAGGGGCGATCCCCAACTCGCCACTCATTTCGAGCATGTAAATGAGCTCATTGGATACAGTTTTGTAAAGGTCTGTCATAGTTGACTTAAACATGGTGCTCAACCTGTTCTGCACCTGACCCCCAACACAAGAGTTCGACGTCTTTAATAAGGGGAATACGTGAGGGTTCACTTGACATGCAATGATGTGGTCGACATTGAACATCTCAGATAGTCTTGACGTTGGTAGATCATTATCGACAGAGCCATCCAGAAACTTGGTAGACTTCTCACCCAACCATTCACGAGTTTCCCCCGTTTTGGGGTCTTTTTCGTACAGCGGAGTTGCTGGGAATATTCCTGGTACTGAACACGATGCGCACACCGCGGACCAAATCAATACGTTCGATGCTGTTAAGTTGTTGAGCACTCTTGgttgttcaaagattgATGCCGAGGACACTGTAATGTTGAGTATTTTCCCAGTTCTATAGTatgcttctttgaaagtcaTATTACCCAAGAACTTAATCATAGTGTTCATCAAATGCTTGCTCTCAAACCACGAGCCACCTTTCAAAAACCTCGACAATTTTAGGAGGAAATCTTCGCTAGACGACTTGTCCTTttcatctttgaagatattaAACTCCATGTCTAGGACATTGGCAAGAAGACTCGGTATCTCTTCCCTGGTGTGAACGCAGAAAATACTGGCAACAATTGCACCTGCACTTGTCCCACTAATAACTTTCGGTATTAGCTGTGCCTCGAATAGAACGGCGATAACACCAATATGGAACAGTCCAAAAGTCGCCCCACCACTCAACACCAACGCAGATTTACCAATGTTACGCTTCGTCTGTTGTAAAATACCAAGCACGTAGCTTGCATCCAGTTCATCCTGTAGCAAGAGCGCATGCAGGTCTAATTCGGATTCTTCGAGATACTCCTCGATGATTGTCTTTGTCCCGACATTGCAGTGTGTGTACAAGTTAACGTCTCCCATGTTCCCCAAATGCCGTACCCAGTTGATTCTTATGAGATAAAGTAATTTAGCGTAATCCTCGTTTATCCTGCATTCCCGCAACTGACGGGTCAACCCCGCGATCATATCGTAGTCGTACAAATCGTTCTTTGGTTCCAACTTCCAGTCTTCAAGTCCCATAAGTTCATCCAGCCTAAGACCAGTAGCCCTCCACTGTAGGTACGAGATCGCCTGTGCTTGCTCCATTTGCAAATCTTTGATCTTGAGGTCTGTAGCGTAACCGTAACTGTTGGTGCCCATTGAAAGCACGCTGTTAATCCTTGTAAACCATCTGACAAACAGGGACTCCGACGGAAGTTCAGGCAGACTAAACTCTTCCCCTATCGACTCCTCGGAGTCCTCGGGACTGCCACCACTATCCCCATTGGAGGTCACCATGCTACCAGCGACTAGTCCAGGCGACGTAATGTCATTGAATAACTCCTCGCTGCTCCTGTGGTCTTTTAAATGCAGGCCGTCCGGGATGAGAGACCCGCGGGACTCGTAGTACCGCTCTATCAGGTACTGTGTTACCGGATACGCACTCTTCATGATGCAGACAAGACGATCTGGTAACTCAATCGTGCCGTGGCCCCAGGATAACAAGAACACACTCTgcttctgttcaaagtgacCTTCGGAGCCCGCTTCCTGTTCTGATGTCTGTGACTTAAACAGCCAAGCCCTAAACGAGAGGGTaaaaattagggcttgaAAAGAAGCCCTAACAAAAGTAAAATTAGGACCTTAAGATTAGGGCTTGGCAATTAGGGCTTGCggttttcaacttttcgCGTCgcgttttgttttctttgtttaCCAATTTCTCCATTGCGCAAAATGTCATCGCGTATCTCGAGAAGAGATGAACAGGTTTCTCTCGATGTTTGGAAAACCCGGTATGTGTTTGAGTCTGTAACTTTCATTCCACTCCACGTTGCTCTGACGGTTTCTTGCTTGTCAAAGTGGGCGTAAGATCAGCACATAGCTAGCGgcaacacacacacaaagAATATGTACGGTTCGCCATTTCCCTCATTGAACTCCAAGGTCCGGTACATGACCACTTTGGAACGGGCGGGTTTCGACGTAAACTACTCCAAGAATGACAATTCAGACCGCAGTTCTCGATTGCCCTCGAGCACACCGTTGAGGACGGCACGATCAACACCGAGTCTGCGGCCCCGTGCCGAGGTGACACCGACTTTGCACATCCAGCAGCCCCTACCCCAGATCACCACTTCGAGCCCCCCGGTATCAGTTGCGGGGCGCTCCCGAGTACCTGAGTCGGCGccaacaacaccaacgGTGAGTCCGCACGGGTTTGCGAAATTCAATCAGACAGCCCCCCTGGACAGCGCCACACCGTCGAAGGTAATGGGGGGGGCCAAACAATCGCAGAGCACATACTATCTGTCGCCACAGTTGAGTGGGTTTGCCCCCTTGTTCCATGAGGATAAATCATGGCGCCCACAGGAGAAGAGCACGTCCAATGCAACgtctttcttcaattttgaagCTAACGACACTGGTGATGCGGAAAATGTAGCAGAAGATCTCAAAGCGGTTGACATGACAGCGGCATTTAGTTATGGTAACGATAGGGGGGGTGAACATGAGATGCAGTCTCCCGCTCGCACGTTTCTCCCCTTGCAGAAGAACGTGGAGGAGCCCGTTGACGACGcgtccttcttgaacgacgaggagatAACGCGGATCGAAACCCCGTTGTCCACGGACTGTGTCGCTGCCGATATATGCGTTGGCCCAAACAT
Coding sequences within it:
- the TGL5 gene encoding triacylglycerol lipase (similar to Saccharomyces cerevisiae TGL4 (YKR089C) and TGL5 (YOR081C); ancestral locus Anc_5.690), with translation MKSAYPVTQYLIERYYESRGSLIPDGLHLKDHRSSEELFNDITSPGLVAGSMVTSNGDSGGSPEDSEESIGEEFSLPELPSESLFVRWFTRINSVLSMGTNSYGYATDLKIKDLQMEQAQAISYLQWRATGLRLDELMGLEDWKLEPKNDLYDYDMIAGLTRQLRECRINEDYAKLLYLIRINWVRHLGNMGDVNLYTHCNVGTKTIIEEYLEESELDLHALLLQDELDASYVLGILQQTKRNIGKSALVLSGGATFGLFHIGVIAVLFEAQLIPKVISGTSAGAIVASIFCVHTREEIPSLLANVLDMEFNIFKDEKDKSSSEDFLLKLSRFLKGGSWFESKHLMNTMIKFLGNMTFKEAYYRTGKILNITVSSASIFEQPRVLNNLTASNVLIWSAVCASCSVPGIFPATPLYEKDPKTGETREWLGEKSTKFLDGSVDNDLPTSRLSEMFNVDHIIACQVNPHVFPLLKTSNSCVGGQVQNRLSTMFKSTMTDLYKTVSNELIYMLEMSGELGIAPVVMAKMRSVLSQKYTGNITILPDLNMLLKFDELLKNPSRTFLLEETTLGARATWPKVSMIKNNCGQEFALDRSITFLQTKVLMSSAIKNSLQFVDGSFGLVRLSDDQSVHNKNKNKTKDNDIEENRDTGRQILEDNLFETEARNALMFIRKSNDTSDRRLRSMSLKVDRPTNIDVNDHLTLDLPNRPPVRSGKSISFSSIPSTRSRRSGTLQANMIRNNERDMKSVIERKRMNQGSPTRLIPELTAPKPQNMHFKPKVLEQQNTHKFNRSLQQKEKNT